The Scophthalmus maximus strain ysfricsl-2021 chromosome 7, ASM2237912v1, whole genome shotgun sequence genome includes a window with the following:
- the LOC118315215 gene encoding E3 ubiquitin-protein ligase TRIM33-like, which yields MRVHPEAQRILGNSRIPVVSLERLDFRSVSLSSLQPVVSLVRLPCQSQAELHNQDGFGQNEAGILEIRGDSPESKPAELSDRSQPEATSISWTEPYSPDCSPCEEPEQDSGFDCESNPDQPYILFDCGADEWDPDGKTDCETFYLDPDPEQTMVIQLEPEPDADQNRSLQLDDEPEMKCEADVVEMEDREEERPDVCCSQEEGDSSIRQPEPGDGTEEMESEDFCGVCLNGGDLLCCDRCPKVYHLACHIPPLTSSPLGDWVCTLCRSDQEPAEAYDCEDIHSCGGMTAPYTLSNQDQRRCEKLTLLLYCHLLSAPFHEPVSPLARNYYQIIKRPIDLSVIRRKLDKSKTLHYFSAEQFVDDVLLMLKNCATFNYPDSEVAQAGRNLEVFFFSKLREIFPDRTFPSASQDRTDTARLRWLSRKRREKDRRKRYTFSGKKYYL from the exons ATGAG GGTTCATCCAGAGGCCCAGAGGATCCTGGGTAATTCCCGCATACCTGTAGTGAGCCTGGAGCGCCTGGACTTCCGGTCTGTGTCCTTATCTTCTCTGCAGCCTGTGGTGTCTCTGGTGCGTCTGCCCTGCCAATCACAAGCGGAGCTCCACAATCAG GATGGATTCGGTCAAAACGAGGCAGGCATTTTAGAGATCAGAGGAGATTCACCTGAGTCTAAACCGGCAGAGTTATCTGATCGCAGTCAACCAGAAGCAACATCCATATCCTGGACTGAACCATATTCTCCCGACTGTTCCCCCTGTGAAGAACCAGAGCAGGACTCAGGCTTTGACTGCGAATCAAACCCGGATCAGCCATATATCCTGTTTGATTGTGGAGCTGATGAATGGGACCCGGACGGAAAAACGGATTGCGAAACCTTTTATCTGGATCCAGATCCGGAGCAGACCATGGTGATCCAACTGGAGCCGGAGCCAGACGCAGATCAGAACCGATCCCTGCAGCTTGACGACGAGCCTGAAATGAAATGCGAAGCGGATGTGGTTGAAatggaggacagagaagaagaaagacctGACGTTTGCTGCTCACAGGAGGAGGGCGACTCCTCCATCCGTCAGCCTGAACCTGGGGACGGGACtgaggagatggagagtgaaGACTTCTGTGGTGTTTGTCTGAACGGTGGAGATCTGCTCTGCTGCGACCGCTGTCCTAAGGTTTACCACTTGGCCTGCCACATACCTCCTCTCACCAGCTCCCCACT AGGGGACTGGGTGTGCACGCTGTGCAGGTCCGACCAGGAGCCCGCGGAGGCCTACGACTGTGAGGACATCCACTCCTGTGGGGGGATGACGGCTCCGTACACACTGTCCAACCAGGACCAGAGG cgGTGTGAGAAGTTGACTCTGCTGTTGTACTGTCACCTGCTCAGCGCTCCGTTTCATGAACCTGTCAGCCCTCTG GCCCGAAACTACTACCAGATCATCAAGAGGCCCATCGACCTGTCGGTGATCCGCAGGAAACTGGACAAGAGCAAAACTCTGCACTACTTCAGCGCTGAGCAGTTCGTAGATGACGTCCTGCTGATGCTCAAGAACTGTGCCACTTTCAACTAC CCAGACTCAGAGGTGGCTCAGGCCGGGCGGAACCTGGAggtgtttttcttcagcaagCTGAGGGAGATCTTTCCCGACCGGACGTTCCCGTCGGCCAGCCAGGACAGGACGGACACAGCTCGTCTCCGCTGGctcagcaggaagaggagggaaaaagacaggaggaagagataCACGTTTAGCGGGAAAAAATATTATCTTTAA
- the rpl27a gene encoding 60S ribosomal protein L27a, with amino-acid sequence MALMPLLAHLPIAIKTQRKQIGTLLTGRKSRTKPRDFQIPFLFQLSSKMPTKKTKTRKLRGHVSHGHGRIGKHRKHPGGRGNAGGMHHHRINFDKYHPGYFGKVGMRHYHLKRNTTHCPTINLDKLWTLVSEQTRLNYGKKPEGPAPIIDAVRAGYYKVLGKGKLPKQPVIVKAKFFSRRAEEKIKAVGGACVLMA; translated from the exons ATGGCGCTAATGCCCCTGCTAGCGCATTTACCAATCGCCATTAagacacaaaggaaacaaattggCACTTTGTTGACGGGGCGCAAATCTCGCACAAAACCGCGTGACTTCCAAATCCCGTTCCTCTTTCAACTGTCCTCCAAGATG CCAACCAAGAAGACCAAGACCAGGAAGCTCCGAGGACACGTCAGCCACGGACACGGTCGCATCG GGAAGCACAGGAAGCATCCCGGAGGTCGTGGCAATGCTGGTGGTATGCATCACCACAGAATCAACTTCGACAAATA CCATCCGGGCTACTTCGGTAAAGTGGGTATGAGACATTACCATCTGAAGAGGAACACAACCCACTGCCCCACCATCAACCTGGACAAGCTGTGGACGCTGGTGAGCGAGCAGACCAGGCTCAACTATGGCAAGAAGCCCGAGGGTCCCGCCCCCATCATTGATGCAGTGCGCGCT ggcTACTACAAAGTTCTCGGCAAAGGCAAGCTGCCCAAACAGCCTGTGATCGTCAAGGCCAAGTTCTTCAGCCGACGGGCCGAGGAGAAGATCAAGGCAGTGGGAGGTGCCTGCGTGCTGATGGCGTAA